In Strigops habroptila isolate Jane chromosome 16, bStrHab1.2.pri, whole genome shotgun sequence, a genomic segment contains:
- the FAM43B gene encoding protein FAM43B, with product MLPWRRSKFVLVENERKCKSKSLGPGLSYAALLAGFLRSCPDLLPECPLERLGSVFRGKRQKVELNKEDPTYTVRYLGNAVTLHAKGEGCTEEAVGKIWAKSDAGASGVKMKLTLGPQGIRMSPCEKGARRPGHAYLLHRITYCAADRRHPKVFAWVYRHQVKNKAVVLRCHAVLVSKADKARAMALLLYQTSASAFNEFKRLKRQNDFRHVQQQLLGDAIVPLVPLRRLLNAKCPYRPPAERARCAPRLSSILEEEEDEAFGSGAPRGDGAERAAVLRLAREMRGCSLRGPRAMAC from the coding sequence ATGCTGCCCTGGCGCCGGAGCAAGTTTGTGCTGGTGGAGAATGAACGTAAGTGCAAGAGCAAGAGCCTGGGGCCGGGGCTGAGCTACGCTGCGCTGCTGGCCGGGTTCCTGCGTTCCTGCCCGGACCTCCTGCCCGAATGCCCGCTGGAGCGGCTGGGCAGCGTCTTCCGAGGCAAGCGCCAGAAAGTGGAGCTGAATAAAGAGGACCCGACGTACACGGTGAGGTACCTGGGCAACGCCGTCACCCTGCACGCCAAGGGCGAGGGCTGCACGGAGGAGGCGGTGGGCAAGATCTGGGCGAAGAGCGACGCGGGAGCCAGCGGGGTCAAGATGAAGCTGACGCTGGGACCCCAAGGCATCCGCATGAGCCCGTGTGAGAAGGGAGCGCGGCGGCCGGGCCACGCGTACCTCCTGCACCGCATCACCTACTGCGCCGCCGACCGCCGGCACCCCAAGGTGTTCGCTTGGGTCTACAGGCACCAAGTGAAGAACAAGGCGGTGGTGCTGCGGTGCCACGCCGTCCTCGTGTCCAAAGCCGACAAGGCACGCGCCATGGCCCTGCTCCTCTACCAGACCTCTGCCTCCGCCTTCAACGAGTTCAAGCGGCTCAAGAGGCAGAACGATTTCCGCCAcgtccagcagcagctcctgggtgaTGCCATCGTCCCCTTGGTGCCCCTGCGCAGGCTGCTCAACGCCAAGTGTCCCTACCGCCCGCCGGCGGAGCGCGCCCGCTGCGCCCCTCGCCTCAGCTCCAtcctggaggaggaagaggacgaGGCCTTCGGCAGCGGGGCGCCACGGGGGGACGGCGCTGAGCGTGCGGCCGTGCTGCGGCTGGCCAGGGAGATGCGGGGCTGCAGCCTGCGCGGGCCCCGCGCCATGGCGTGCTGA
- the PINK1 gene encoding serine/threonine-protein kinase PINK1, mitochondrial isoform X2, with amino-acid sequence MWGQCWGSPTDTPHGGQCGTVFVGKNKPQKDPLSSFRWQGFKLEEYLIGQPIGKGCSAAVYEAAIPFSPRGRGCGESSHVAGHGPAPQAAEEEPVVKHQPKEAFPLAIKMMWNISAGSSSEAILDAMGRELVPATGIALAGEYGAVPGRRKPILGRKKLQPHPNIIQVIRAFTSSVPLLPGAFADYPDVLPLSLNPRGIGHSRTLFLVMKNYPCTLRQYLQESSPDVFLSTMMILQLLEGVDHLVRHGIAHRDLKSDNILVEFDSSGCPWLVITDFGCCLADENIGLRLPFTSSYVDRGGNGCLMAPEVITASPGPGTVINYSKSDAWAVGAIAYEILGLANPFYGHGASALESRSYHEDQLPSLPDRVPLEVKQVIKMLLRRDPNKRLSARVAANVLHLSLWGESILATQALKPDQMVTWLLCQSAATLLTEGLVDRSQVETKMKMCFLANLDYEDLWAAIFLLLAWRSRSG; translated from the exons ATGTGGGGTCAGTGCTGGGGGAGCCCCACAGACACCCCTCATGGAGGGCAATGTGGG ACCGTGTTTGTTGGGAAGAACAAGCCACAGAAAGATCCCCTGAGCTCCTTCCGCTGGCAGGGCTTCAAGCTGGAGGAATATCTCATCGGCCAACCCATCGGGAAGGGCTGCAGCGCCGCAGTCTATGAAGCAGCTATTCCTTTCTCCCCCCGTGGTCGGGGTTGTGGGGAGAGCAGCCACGTCGCAGGGCATGGCCCAGCTCCACAGGCAGCTGAAGAGGAGCCCGTAGTGAAACACCAACCCAAGGAGGCATTTCCGTTAGCTATCAAAATGATGTGGAACATTTCG GCTGGTTCCTCAAGCGAAGCCATCCTGGATGCTATGGGCCGAGAGCTTGTTCCAGCCACAGGGATTGCCTTAGCTGGAGAATACGGAGCTGTCCCTGGCCGCAG GAAACCCATCCTTGGGAGGAAGAAGTTGCAACCTCATCCGAATATAATCCAGGTGATCCGAGCATTCACGTCCTCGGTCCCTTTGCTGCCTGGAGCCTTTGCAGACTATCCCGATGTTCTTCCATTAAGCCTGAATCCCAGAGGGATTGGTCACAGCCGCACGCTCTTCCTGGTGATGAAGAA TTATCCCTGCACACTGCGCCAGTATCTGCAGGAGAGCAGTCCGGATGTATTTCTCTCCACGATGATGATTTTACAGCTCTTGGAAGGTGTGGACCATCTCGTTCGCCACGGAATAGCTCACAGAGACCTGAAGTCTGACAACATCCTGGTTGAATTCGATTCTT CTGGCTGCCCCTGGCTGGTGATCACAGACTTTGGGTGCTGTTTGGCAGATGAAAACATCGGCTTGAGACTGCCTTTCACCAGCTCTTACGTGGATCGGGGCGGCAACGGCTGTCTCATGGCACCCGAG GTGATCACAGCCTCGCCTGGTCCAGGCACAGTGATCAACTACAGTAAATCTGACGCTTGGGCTGTTGGAGCAATCGCCTATGAAATCCTTGGCCTGGCCAATCCTTTCTATGGCCACGGGGCCTCggctctggaaagcagaagctACCATGAAGACCAGCTGCCCAGCCTGCCCGACCGTGTGCCCCTCGAGGTGAAGCAAGTGATAAAGATGCTGCTTCGGAGGGATCCCAACAAG AGACTCTCTGCCAGAGTTGCTGCCAACGTGCTTCACCTGAGCCTCTGGGGTGAAAGCATCCTGGCGACCCAGGCCCTGAAACCCGACCAGATGGTCACTTGGCTCCTCTGCCAGTCTGCAGCCACCCTGCTCACGGAGGGGCTGGTGGATAGAAGCCAGGTGGAAACCAAAATGAAGATGTGCTTTTTGGCAAACCTTGACTATGAAGACCTCTGGGCAGCCATATTCCTGCTGCTGGCCTGGAGAAGCCGGTCTGGGTGA
- the PINK1 gene encoding serine/threonine-protein kinase PINK1, mitochondrial isoform X1, producing the protein MAVRLLLARALRLFPRCRLRCAPRPDPRPEPRSGPSPSPSPSPSPCPWRPWLAWLPAARRLLLPGPASGLAAVARRGRGGVCLALAMALGLVEPRLEEQRRAEAACRHIQTVFVGKNKPQKDPLSSFRWQGFKLEEYLIGQPIGKGCSAAVYEAAIPFSPRGRGCGESSHVAGHGPAPQAAEEEPVVKHQPKEAFPLAIKMMWNISAGSSSEAILDAMGRELVPATGIALAGEYGAVPGRRKPILGRKKLQPHPNIIQVIRAFTSSVPLLPGAFADYPDVLPLSLNPRGIGHSRTLFLVMKNYPCTLRQYLQESSPDVFLSTMMILQLLEGVDHLVRHGIAHRDLKSDNILVEFDSSGCPWLVITDFGCCLADENIGLRLPFTSSYVDRGGNGCLMAPEVITASPGPGTVINYSKSDAWAVGAIAYEILGLANPFYGHGASALESRSYHEDQLPSLPDRVPLEVKQVIKMLLRRDPNKRLSARVAANVLHLSLWGESILATQALKPDQMVTWLLCQSAATLLTEGLVDRSQVETKMKMCFLANLDYEDLWAAIFLLLAWRSRSG; encoded by the exons ATGGCGGTTCGGCTGCTGCTGGCCCGGGCCCTGCGGCTGTTTCCGCGCTGCCGCCTGCGCTGCGCCCCGCGCCCGGACCCGCGCCCCGAGCCCCGCTCCGGCCCCTcgccttccccttccccttccccttccccttgcCCGTGGCGGCCGTGGCTGGCCTGGctgcccgccgcccgccgcctgctgctgcccggcccggcctcTGGGCTGGCGGCCGtggcgcggcggggccgcggcggggtCTGCCTGGCGCTGGCCATGGCGCTGGGGCTGGTGGAGCCGCGCCTGGAGGAGCAGCGACGGGCCGAGGCGGCGTGCCGGCACATCCAG ACCGTGTTTGTTGGGAAGAACAAGCCACAGAAAGATCCCCTGAGCTCCTTCCGCTGGCAGGGCTTCAAGCTGGAGGAATATCTCATCGGCCAACCCATCGGGAAGGGCTGCAGCGCCGCAGTCTATGAAGCAGCTATTCCTTTCTCCCCCCGTGGTCGGGGTTGTGGGGAGAGCAGCCACGTCGCAGGGCATGGCCCAGCTCCACAGGCAGCTGAAGAGGAGCCCGTAGTGAAACACCAACCCAAGGAGGCATTTCCGTTAGCTATCAAAATGATGTGGAACATTTCG GCTGGTTCCTCAAGCGAAGCCATCCTGGATGCTATGGGCCGAGAGCTTGTTCCAGCCACAGGGATTGCCTTAGCTGGAGAATACGGAGCTGTCCCTGGCCGCAG GAAACCCATCCTTGGGAGGAAGAAGTTGCAACCTCATCCGAATATAATCCAGGTGATCCGAGCATTCACGTCCTCGGTCCCTTTGCTGCCTGGAGCCTTTGCAGACTATCCCGATGTTCTTCCATTAAGCCTGAATCCCAGAGGGATTGGTCACAGCCGCACGCTCTTCCTGGTGATGAAGAA TTATCCCTGCACACTGCGCCAGTATCTGCAGGAGAGCAGTCCGGATGTATTTCTCTCCACGATGATGATTTTACAGCTCTTGGAAGGTGTGGACCATCTCGTTCGCCACGGAATAGCTCACAGAGACCTGAAGTCTGACAACATCCTGGTTGAATTCGATTCTT CTGGCTGCCCCTGGCTGGTGATCACAGACTTTGGGTGCTGTTTGGCAGATGAAAACATCGGCTTGAGACTGCCTTTCACCAGCTCTTACGTGGATCGGGGCGGCAACGGCTGTCTCATGGCACCCGAG GTGATCACAGCCTCGCCTGGTCCAGGCACAGTGATCAACTACAGTAAATCTGACGCTTGGGCTGTTGGAGCAATCGCCTATGAAATCCTTGGCCTGGCCAATCCTTTCTATGGCCACGGGGCCTCggctctggaaagcagaagctACCATGAAGACCAGCTGCCCAGCCTGCCCGACCGTGTGCCCCTCGAGGTGAAGCAAGTGATAAAGATGCTGCTTCGGAGGGATCCCAACAAG AGACTCTCTGCCAGAGTTGCTGCCAACGTGCTTCACCTGAGCCTCTGGGGTGAAAGCATCCTGGCGACCCAGGCCCTGAAACCCGACCAGATGGTCACTTGGCTCCTCTGCCAGTCTGCAGCCACCCTGCTCACGGAGGGGCTGGTGGATAGAAGCCAGGTGGAAACCAAAATGAAGATGTGCTTTTTGGCAAACCTTGACTATGAAGACCTCTGGGCAGCCATATTCCTGCTGCTGGCCTGGAGAAGCCGGTCTGGGTGA
- the CDA gene encoding cytidine deaminase — MEGDRQHPAPAAPPGEHLQLLLRRSQEAKNCAYCPYSRFPVGAALLTASGEIFSGCNVENACYSLGVCAERTAIQKAISEGHTSFRAMAITSDMRDTFIVPCGACRQVMREFGTDWDVYLTKADGSYIVKRLEELLPLPFGPEDLKKV, encoded by the exons ATGGAGGGTGacaggcagcacccagcccctgctgctccccCGGGGGAGCACCTACAGCTCCTGCTGCGCCGCAGCCAGGAGGCCAAGAACTGCGCCTATTGCCCCTACAGCCGGTTCCCAGTGGGCGCCGCGCTGCTCACAGCCAGTGGGGAGATCTTCTCCG GGTGCAACGTGGAGAACGCCTGCTATAGCCTCGGGGTGTGCGCCGAGCGCACTGCCATCCAGAAAGCCATCTCCGAGGGGCACACCAGCTTCAGGGCCATGGCCATCACCAG TGACATGAGGGACACCTTCATCGTACCCTGCGGTGCCTGCAGACAAGTGATGAGAGAG tTCGGCACGGATTGGGATGTCTACCTGACCAAAGCAGACGGCAGCTATATTGTCaagaggctggaggagctgctgccgcTCCCCTTTGGCCCTGAGGACCTGAAGAAGGTGTGA